CGCGGGAGGATTGCGTGACCAGTCCCAACCTCAACATGCTTACCGATCCGGTCTTCCCGGTGGTCGGAGTTTCCGGCTTGCGGCGCTGGGCTTCGTTCGCCGAACTTCTCGATGAGAGCGGCGACCACCCCGTCGGGTTCGACTGGCCGCGCGGCGACCTGAACGTGGCCAGCGCCGAATTCGCCATCGGCATTCTCGCGCTCATCCATCGCCCGACCGATGAAAAGGATTGGCGTGCGATCTGGGACGATCGCGGCGCCGCGGCCGTCGGAGATGGAATCAACTGGCTGGCACCTTTCTTCAACCTGTTCGGCGACGCCGAGGGCGAGGGGCCGCGCTTCTGCCAGGATCTGGAGCCATTCGGAGGCGAGCCGAACGCGGTCGAATCGCTCTTCATCGACACGCCCGGCGCAAACGGTCGGGAGAAAAACGCCGACTTGATGACGCATCGTGACCGGTTCCCGGCGCTGGGGCTGCCCGCGGCGGCGATCACGCTCTACGCAATGCAACAGTTCGCCCCACCTGGAGGTAGGGGAAATCGAACTTCGATGCGCGGGGGTGGCCCGATGACCACGCTGGTGCTGCCGACGCGGAACGGTGGCCCGGCCCCGCTGAAGCGGCTCCTCCTTCTCAATCTGGTTCCGCTCTTCGGGGGCGCGGACGGCTGGCTGGAAGATGACGCGATCGGGCGGGCCCTGCCCTGGCTGAACCCCACGATCACCTCCGATGGGAAGCCGCCTCGCGACGTTGCCGAAAAGGACCCAGCCGCTCATCCCGCGCAGGCCTTCTTTGGCATGCCGCGCCGCATCCGCCTCGTGGCCGACGGCGAAGGCCTCTGTTCGCTCACCGGCCGGCATGGTCCGCTCGTCACGGGATTCGTCCAGAAGCCATGGGGCACGAACTATTCGGTGTGGACGCACCCGACGACGCCCTACCGGCAAAACAAGGACGAGACGCCCTACACGGTGAAGCCCAAGCCTGGCCGCTTCGGGTATCGCGACTGGGTAGCCGTCACGGTCGGGCGCGACGAACGCGCCGACCGGGCTGATCCCGCGAAGGTGGTGAAAGCACTTCAGTCACGCGGTCGGGACATCCGCAGGTTCGGGTTCGGCATTCGCCTTCTCGCCGCGGGCTGGGCGATGAACAACATGGAAGCCGAGCGCTTTTTCGAGTCGGTTCAGCCCCTTCACCTGCCTGCGAACGGCGGCGAAGACCGGGGGAGAGAGATCGCCGAGACCGCCCGAAGGTTCGCAGACGCTGCCGACGCCGCTATGCGCCTGCTGCGCTCCGCCCTGAACGAGGCGCTGTTCGGCGGCCAGGCGAAGTCCACCGATGCTGGCCCCTTCGCGGAGGCGACGGACGCATTCTACGAGCGCACCGAACAGGCCTTCCATGAAGCCCTGCAGTCCATCGCCGACGACGGCATCGACGCCGAACGGGCCAACGGTTTGGCGCTCGACTGGCTGAGAACGATCCGGCGCGCGGCGCTCGCCATCTTCGACGAACACGCGACCGACCTGCTTCCCGGCGCCGACGTGAAGGACGCAGACCGGATCACCAGGGCCTATGGCCAGCTCTTCGGCGGCCTTACCGAGCGTGCGAAACTCGCGGTGGCTCTCGGCATTGCCCAGCCTGTCCGCACAAAAGGCGGCGCCGTCGCCGCCACCGCGCCACTGGAAGGAGCCTGACCCATGGCGATGCCCGTTCGCAGGGAAGATCAGACATTTTCGGCGAGCAGGCCTCTCGTCGCCGCCTGGCGCCTTCTCTACCCCGACCCCGACACGAGCCGACCCGGCGACGCCGGCGCGCGCGCGGCGCTGCGCCGCGCCGGATCGCCGGATGCCGTGATGCTCGAACCGGCGTTTCACATGCTCCTGTTGCGCATGAAAACCGAAGGGTTCGATTTCTCCGGCTTCGCGGACTGGCGCTATCGCCGCCTTGCGCTGATCGCCGGTCTGCTGGCCGAGCGCAGGGACGGCAATTCCGGACCGCGTCGTTTCATGCAGGCGCTGGGCGGCGCGCCGAAGGCGGAGGAGCGGGCATTCTCGACGTTGCGCTTCCAGGCGCTCATGGCGGCGCTCGACCGTGGCCTCGACGCGGACGCCATGACGTCGCTGCGCCGCGCCATGAAGGTCGCCGCCCAACTGGAGTTCAATGCTGGCGCCTTCGCCGACGACCTGATGAACTGGGGCGACGCGACGCGCATCAAATGGACTTTCGACTATTTCGGCCGGCCGCATCTGGCCGCCGCTCCGCAACCCGTCGCCACCGAGACCGAGGAGACTTCGCGATGAGCCGCTTCCTGCAACTTCATCTCCTGACCGAATATCCGATCTCGAACCCCAACCGCGACGATCTCGGGCGTCCCAAGACGGCGCGCATCGGCGGCGAGCTTCGCCAGCGCATCTCCAGCCAGGCGCTCAAGCGCGCGATCCGCACCCACGGTGCCTTTCGCGACGCGCTGGAAGGTCACACCGGCCAGCGGACTCAGCGCATGGGCGAGCAGATCATCCGGCATCTGAAGGAGAAGGGTCTCGACGACGCGAGGGCCAGCGAGATCGCCAAGCAGATCGTTCCCGTTTTCGGCAAGCTCGACGACAAGAAGAAGCCCGAACTCGCCCGCACCGCGCAGCTCGCCTTCGTCTCCCCCGACGAGAGGGCTGCTGCCTTCGATCTGGCCGAGCGCGTGCTGGCCGGCGAGCAACTGCCGAAGGACAAGGACCTCGCCAAGCTGGTCATGCGGTCCGCTGACGG
The nucleotide sequence above comes from Aquibium microcysteis. Encoded proteins:
- the casA gene encoding type I-E CRISPR-associated protein Cse1/CasA, whose amino-acid sequence is MTSPNLNMLTDPVFPVVGVSGLRRWASFAELLDESGDHPVGFDWPRGDLNVASAEFAIGILALIHRPTDEKDWRAIWDDRGAAAVGDGINWLAPFFNLFGDAEGEGPRFCQDLEPFGGEPNAVESLFIDTPGANGREKNADLMTHRDRFPALGLPAAAITLYAMQQFAPPGGRGNRTSMRGGGPMTTLVLPTRNGGPAPLKRLLLLNLVPLFGGADGWLEDDAIGRALPWLNPTITSDGKPPRDVAEKDPAAHPAQAFFGMPRRIRLVADGEGLCSLTGRHGPLVTGFVQKPWGTNYSVWTHPTTPYRQNKDETPYTVKPKPGRFGYRDWVAVTVGRDERADRADPAKVVKALQSRGRDIRRFGFGIRLLAAGWAMNNMEAERFFESVQPLHLPANGGEDRGREIAETARRFADAADAAMRLLRSALNEALFGGQAKSTDAGPFAEATDAFYERTEQAFHEALQSIADDGIDAERANGLALDWLRTIRRAALAIFDEHATDLLPGADVKDADRITRAYGQLFGGLTERAKLAVALGIAQPVRTKGGAVAATAPLEGA
- the casB gene encoding type I-E CRISPR-associated protein Cse2/CasB, which gives rise to MAMPVRREDQTFSASRPLVAAWRLLYPDPDTSRPGDAGARAALRRAGSPDAVMLEPAFHMLLLRMKTEGFDFSGFADWRYRRLALIAGLLAERRDGNSGPRRFMQALGGAPKAEERAFSTLRFQALMAALDRGLDADAMTSLRRAMKVAAQLEFNAGAFADDLMNWGDATRIKWTFDYFGRPHLAAAPQPVATETEETSR